The Pseudoalteromonas translucida KMM 520 genome has a window encoding:
- the ccoS gene encoding cbb3-type cytochrome oxidase assembly protein CcoS, translated as MSIIYILVPIAILFVLIAIGVFFWAVKGEQFSDLNKQGHSILFEDDKEQHNKSND; from the coding sequence ATGAGCATAATTTACATTTTAGTTCCTATCGCTATTTTATTTGTACTAATAGCTATAGGGGTATTTTTTTGGGCAGTAAAAGGCGAGCAATTTTCTGATTTAAATAAACAAGGCCATAGTATCTTGTTTGAAGATGACAAAGAGCAGCATAACAAAAGTAATGATTGA
- a CDS encoding sulfite exporter TauE/SafE family protein, giving the protein MIDPIFVSAFLMGLIGSGHCIAMCGGIASSLQLASNKRQTLIYSFAYNIGRALSYMLAGALVAGISSKFATQNSVFALSLSFIAGIFMLLVGVYIMRLAATLQWLEKVGKTLVWQHLVKFNKYLMPINSPFKALGYGALWGWLPCGLVYSALTWAMTSANALDGALVMLCFALGTFPAMITIGVSAKKLSTLFNHPWTRIILGSVIIWYGIYLLIIATDKLVH; this is encoded by the coding sequence ATGATTGACCCTATTTTCGTCAGTGCTTTTTTAATGGGCCTAATTGGTAGCGGCCATTGCATTGCAATGTGTGGTGGTATAGCCAGCTCACTGCAATTAGCCAGTAATAAACGCCAAACTCTCATTTACTCTTTTGCTTATAATATAGGCCGAGCGCTAAGTTACATGCTTGCTGGTGCATTAGTGGCAGGTATTAGCAGTAAATTTGCCACACAAAACTCTGTTTTTGCATTATCACTGTCTTTTATAGCAGGCATTTTTATGTTGTTGGTAGGGGTATATATAATGCGCTTAGCAGCTACCTTACAATGGCTCGAAAAAGTAGGTAAAACCTTAGTTTGGCAACACCTAGTTAAATTTAATAAATATTTAATGCCAATTAACTCGCCATTTAAAGCACTTGGATACGGCGCTTTATGGGGCTGGTTACCCTGTGGTTTAGTTTATTCAGCACTTACTTGGGCTATGACCAGCGCAAATGCGCTTGATGGTGCATTAGTAATGCTCTGTTTTGCACTAGGCACCTTTCCCGCGATGATCACAATAGGCGTTAGTGCAAAAAAACTAAGCACCCTGTTTAACCACCCTTGGACACGAATAATATTAGGTAGCGTAATAATTTGGTATGGTATTTACTTACTGATCATTGCAACAGATAAGCTTGTGCATTAA
- a CDS encoding FNR family transcription factor, with translation MDFSQGRAKSNCAISCNNCSISQLCLPFSLNGQEMDKLDEIIERKKPLHKGDFLFESGAPLNAIYAVRSGSFKSYTLSEQGDEQITGFHLAGDLVGFDAISKMMHQSFSQALETSMVCEIPFDTLDELAGRLPKLRQQIMRLMSSEITYDQEMLLLLNKKSAEQRLASFIFNLSERFGERGFSRKEFRFTMTRGEIGNYLGLTVETISRLLSRFQKADLIKVEGKFITILDNDALAKAAAIVKPR, from the coding sequence ATGGATTTTTCTCAAGGTCGTGCTAAAAGTAATTGTGCTATTAGCTGTAATAACTGCAGTATCAGCCAGTTATGCCTACCCTTTTCTCTTAATGGTCAAGAAATGGATAAGCTTGACGAAATAATCGAGCGCAAAAAACCATTACACAAAGGCGACTTTTTGTTTGAGTCGGGCGCGCCATTAAACGCTATTTATGCTGTGCGTTCGGGTTCGTTTAAATCTTATACCTTATCTGAGCAAGGCGATGAGCAAATTACAGGTTTTCATTTAGCCGGTGACTTAGTTGGTTTTGATGCAATAAGTAAAATGATGCACCAAAGCTTTTCACAAGCGTTAGAAACATCTATGGTATGCGAAATTCCGTTTGATACCCTTGACGAGTTAGCAGGCAGACTCCCTAAGTTACGCCAACAAATAATGCGCTTAATGAGTAGCGAAATTACCTATGATCAAGAAATGCTGTTACTGCTTAACAAAAAATCTGCCGAGCAACGCTTAGCCAGCTTTATTTTTAACTTATCGGAACGTTTTGGTGAGCGTGGTTTTTCTCGTAAAGAATTTCGCTTTACCATGACCCGCGGCGAAATTGGCAATTACTTGGGTTTAACCGTTGAAACTATTAGCCGTTTATTGAGTCGCTTTCAAAAAGCCGATTTAATAAAAGTTGAAGGCAAATTTATTACTATTTTAGATAACGATGCACTGGCCAAAGCAGCTGCAATAGTAAAGCCCCGCTAA
- the uspE gene encoding universal stress protein UspE, producing the protein MNTIKRILAVIDPTKDDQHGLARSIDLAKKSGARITAFMTVYDFSYEMTTMLSGDEREAMRKAVLNDRELWLKDLVSPYHNVNIDTQVVWHNRPYEAIINTVIEQKFDLVIKGTHQHSTLKAVIFTPTDWHLVRKCPSPVLFVKQMAWPANGNILAAVNAVSENEQHLALNKRIIKDAQFLCELAGAKLNLVNAYPATPINIAIEIPEFNPGIYNESVKKHHHQSTNALADEFNLPPEQCFIEEGLPEDVIPDVAKRLNSELVVIGTVGRTGLSAALVGNTAEHVIDSLDCDVLALKPDGYISPLAKD; encoded by the coding sequence ATGAACACGATTAAACGCATTCTTGCGGTTATTGACCCCACCAAAGACGACCAGCACGGTTTAGCTCGTTCGATTGATTTAGCTAAAAAATCTGGTGCGAGAATTACCGCCTTTATGACGGTTTATGACTTTTCTTATGAAATGACTACTATGCTCTCTGGCGATGAGCGCGAAGCTATGCGTAAAGCCGTGTTAAACGACCGCGAGCTTTGGTTAAAAGATTTAGTATCGCCTTATCATAATGTTAATATTGATACACAAGTTGTTTGGCACAACCGCCCTTACGAAGCCATTATTAATACCGTTATTGAGCAAAAATTTGACCTTGTTATCAAAGGCACTCATCAGCACAGTACACTCAAAGCCGTTATTTTCACCCCAACCGACTGGCATTTAGTACGTAAATGCCCATCTCCGGTTTTATTTGTAAAACAAATGGCATGGCCTGCAAATGGCAACATTTTAGCGGCTGTTAATGCAGTGAGCGAAAACGAGCAACACTTAGCACTTAATAAACGTATCATCAAAGACGCACAATTTTTGTGTGAGCTTGCCGGCGCTAAACTAAACCTGGTGAACGCCTACCCTGCTACACCAATTAATATTGCCATAGAAATACCTGAGTTTAACCCTGGTATTTATAACGAATCGGTTAAAAAGCATCACCATCAGTCTACTAATGCACTGGCTGATGAGTTTAATTTACCCCCAGAGCAGTGCTTTATTGAAGAGGGCTTGCCTGAGGACGTTATTCCCGATGTGGCAAAACGTTTAAACAGCGAGCTGGTGGTTATTGGCACGGTAGGGCGCACTGGTTTAAGCGCGGCCTTAGTAGGCAATACTGCAGAGCATGTTATTGACAGCCTAGATTGCGATGTACTGGCACTTAAACCCGACGGTTATATTAGCCCGCTCGCAAAAGATTAA
- the ttcA gene encoding tRNA 2-thiocytidine(32) synthetase TtcA: MSHSDQAKAQFNLTKLQKRLRRQTGQAVMDFNMIEEGDRIMVCLSGGKDSYTMLDMLQHLKRVAPIKFELFVVNLDQKQPGFPEHVLPQYLDKLNVEYKIVEEDTYSIVTDIIPEGKTTCSLCSRLRRGILYRTAKELGATKIALGHHRDDMIETLFLNMFYGGKLKSMPAKLMSDNGEHMVIRPLAYCKESDISQYAFAQGYPIIPCNLCGSQENLQRKHTKAMLAKWDAEHPGRIESIFTAMQNVVPSHLADNQLFDFTNLQTGEVIDGGDIALDKPDIPKEPINSLQDEDASAEVVTINLS; this comes from the coding sequence TTGTCTCATTCAGATCAAGCTAAAGCTCAATTTAACTTAACCAAGCTTCAAAAGCGTTTACGCCGCCAAACAGGTCAAGCCGTCATGGACTTTAACATGATTGAAGAAGGCGACCGTATTATGGTGTGCTTATCTGGTGGCAAAGACAGCTACACTATGCTCGACATGCTGCAACACTTAAAACGTGTAGCACCGATTAAATTTGAGCTGTTTGTTGTTAATTTAGATCAAAAGCAACCTGGATTTCCTGAGCATGTTTTACCCCAGTACCTAGATAAACTAAATGTTGAATACAAAATTGTTGAAGAAGACACCTACAGCATAGTTACCGATATTATCCCTGAAGGTAAAACGACTTGTTCACTTTGTTCGCGTCTGCGCCGTGGTATTTTATATCGTACCGCTAAAGAGCTAGGTGCAACTAAAATTGCGCTTGGCCATCATCGCGATGACATGATCGAAACTCTATTTTTAAATATGTTTTACGGCGGCAAACTTAAAAGTATGCCTGCTAAGCTAATGAGCGATAACGGTGAGCATATGGTTATTCGCCCACTAGCATACTGCAAAGAAAGCGATATTAGCCAATATGCGTTTGCACAGGGTTACCCTATTATTCCGTGTAACTTATGTGGCTCGCAAGAAAACCTACAGCGCAAACACACAAAAGCTATGCTAGCTAAGTGGGACGCTGAGCACCCAGGGCGTATAGAAAGTATTTTTACCGCTATGCAAAATGTTGTACCGTCGCACTTAGCAGATAATCAGTTATTTGATTTTACTAATTTGCAAACTGGTGAAGTAATTGATGGTGGCGATATTGCCCTAGACAAACCAGATATTCCAAAAGAGCCAATTAATAGTTTACAAGATGAAGATGCCAGCGCAGAAGTGGTTACTATTAACTTAAGCTAG